The window CTTCCCAAAATCACTTCAAAGATAAGCACTTTTCCTCTCTCCGAGAAACAAGCAGCTCGCTTTCCCAGAACGAGAAAAATGGAAATGATGAAAAAAAAACACAGACCTTTGGAGAACCACCGTGACAAAGTTTATAGTACGGAAGAGAGTGTGTCTGAACCGGGTCGGGTTTTGGGCCGGGTGTGTGGGCCTATTACTATCCGAGTCCGCTTTTATTGCGGAGTGGTTGGGCTTTGCCGACTTTGGACCAGAAAACGACAAGAAAGTAGATTCTTTCCCGCCAAAAGCGTGACTAGGGCGTCACATATAGTCACGTGTCGTAACAGCATGATGGCTTCAGAGAGCGACACGTGTCCGTACGGGTTCCTGAATTCGCGCCACGTAACGCTTCGAGTCTCTCAGATTCTCAACCTCTTCGCGTGCCTCAGAGATAAAGGAAGGGTGGAGCTTGATGCCTCCAAGAACAACGCTCTCTCTGTTTTTTCTCAGTAAATTTCAATTCTTTGCCCTACGATTATAGGACAACAAGACTCTTTAGGGGGGGCCTTTGATGGACGTTGCGGCTAATTTCTTCTCCCAGCTATGGAGTTTCATCTCCTTCCTACCCTTCTTCTTCTTGCTTCTTGTCCTTGGCGTCGTTAAAGGTAAAAAACACCCTTTCATTTTGTTTCTTCAAGTTAAGTTAGGCACAATAGTTCAAATTCAGAGCATATTATCTATCGGGAAATTTGAGATCACCATGAAAGTGTACATGTTTTCACTGCATCCATGTATGACTGTATATATAGCTATTGGATATGTTTTTCAGTTTTGATGTGTCTATTAAAAATGGATTAATGGGTTTTGGTTGATAGCTGCGATCATTGGTCCGGTGGTGCTATGCATTATTTTTATTGGAAATTCAGCTGTGATTGCTGGGCTTTGGGTAGCACATTTTGTTTGGACGTACTACTGCGTGGTTAGGTATGCACCAATCTATCTATCTCGTTATGTAGGGACGAGTTATGTATGATGATCTCATTATGGATTTGGCTATTTATGCTAGCTATGTGCTTCTGTTATTATTTCAGAAGCAAGAGGCTTGGGCTTGTGTTAAAGGTTCTAGCGCTGGTATTACTGCCAGTGCCGCTTGTCCTTTGGCCGGTCGTTGGAGTTTTTGGGAGTCTTTTAGGTGGGATTGGATATGGGTTTTTTTCTCCCCTTCTTGCGACATTTGAGGCTGTTGGCGAGAATGTTCCTGACAAGTTCTACCACTGCTTTGCTGTATGTTTCTTGTCTCCTTACGCTATTTGTTTCATCTGCAAGTAATACTTGTGTTGATGTTACTGTAAATGTCATTTTAATGATTGTCTTTTTATCTCAAGTTTGAACCAAAACATAAGCATGGGGTTTGTGGGTGTATGGTAATACACTGCATTCATTATGTCATCTTTTTTGGGTTTTATGAACTAGAATTCTCATCAGTTTCTAGCTGTGTGGTGCCATGACAAATCTATAACAACGTTAATATGTGTAATTGACAAAATAATAAGTCTTAGGCTCTTGGCACTTCAGATAGGTTTGCTCACTTTTTTCTTGTTCTAGGATGGTACTTGGTCGACAATTAAAGGCAGCTGCGTAGTCGTGCAGGATTTCACAGATTTTTGTTTCCACTCTTACTTCTCCTACATGGATGAACTAATGGAACAGATGCCTGCCGATGAAAAGCCCATGGATATAGAGTAAGAAACCTTACTTCTTTTCAATTCTTTCATTTTTAGAGTAGTATGTATATAGAATCCAGGAATTTCTGACGGATTTGGTCTTTCCTTTTAGGTTATTGAAACTGCCAGGTTGTTTGTTGGTGAGTCTGATTGGAGTCCCAGTGGATGTGGCTGTGATTACAGCTGTTGCACTATGGAAAAGTCCATGCATGCTGTTTAAAGGATGGAAGAGGCTATTAGAAGATTTGATAGGCCGAGAGGGACCATTCTTGGAAACAGCATGTGTTCCTTTTGCCGGTCTTGCCATTCTTCTATGGCCTCTGGCAGTTGTTGCAGGCGTAGTAGCTTCTTTCTTGTCCAGCTTCTTTTTAGGACTATATAGTGCTGCCATTGTGTATCAGGTACTCTATCGTTTGCTTTCTTATCATTTATTGAGTTTTATTATACTTTCTGAAAGTCTTGCCGTGTGGGTTTTCTACTTCGTCATTTTTATTTATTGTTTGTATTGGGATATTGGAGTTTATCTGAACAGAACTATATGATTTCCAGGAAGACTCGGTCTGCCTGGGACTTGCCTTCATAGTTTCAGTGGTTTCACTGTATGATGAATATGTAAATGATTTACTGTACTTGAGCGAGGGATCCTGTTTTCCCAGGTATATTACAGATTTTTGTTTGAAAAAGCTGTATCAATATTACAGCATCTTGAAATGAAATGGTTTATAGGGAGAGTGACGCTCCCAATCCTTTTCTTTCTAATTAGCTGGAGTCTTGGTTTTAATTATAGACACATTTCTGTGACAGCCAGGCCGATATACCGTAGACATATGAGCTCTTGCCCAGGGACGAAGAGCTCTGGTGACAATGATAAAAATGAGTCGAAGAATGGTAGAGAAGCCACCATAAGGT of the Fragaria vesca subsp. vesca linkage group LG6, FraVesHawaii_1.0, whole genome shotgun sequence genome contains:
- the LOC101300944 gene encoding uncharacterized membrane protein At3g27390-like, with translation MDVAANFFSQLWSFISFLPFFFLLLVLGVVKAAIIGPVVLCIIFIGNSAVIAGLWVAHFVWTYYCVVRSKRLGLVLKVLALVLLPVPLVLWPVVGVFGSLLGGIGYGFFSPLLATFEAVGENVPDKFYHCFADGTWSTIKGSCVVVQDFTDFCFHSYFSYMDELMEQMPADEKPMDIELLKLPGCLLVSLIGVPVDVAVITAVALWKSPCMLFKGWKRLLEDLIGREGPFLETACVPFAGLAILLWPLAVVAGVVASFLSSFFLGLYSAAIVYQEDSVCLGLAFIVSVVSLYDEYVNDLLYLSEGSCFPRPIYRRHMSSCPGTKSSGDNDKNESKNGREATIRSKLVSQHSRIWKQALHRYKAMEVWGWLFKSCEINGRILLHDGLIDVKDVEECILKGNCKKLGVKLPAWSLLQCLLASAKSLSSGLVISDDVELTKSNGPKDKVFDWFIGPLLVMKEQIKNLEVDANEEMALRYVFMKCKNETPEEWDDTAFSSADHVRRAQLQAIFRRLQGLVASMSRVPTFRRRFRNLVKVLYLEAVQAAASGNHIGGIIHPGKGNQSLMGSQNGKESEEGEEIVVDIAELVTYENGNMRSMGSENLKGSKEGEEIVLDVSEQDTYASMGSEDWKDSKEGEEIVLMS